The genome window TTTTTCAAATGGCAGGGAAGCACAGAGATCTGGTAGAGCGGGGCCTCCGTTTGAAGAAGCTTGGGAATGACATTACCAGTATGCTAGGGGGGCGGGAGGTCCACCCGGTCAGCGCCGTTCTGGGGGGATTCACGAAACTTCCTCCCCGGAGCCTGCGGGAGGATTTAATCACCCAGCTTGAAGCCCGGCAAGAGGACGCCCACGCCGCCCTGGAATTCATTGCAGGCCTGGCCCTTCCTGCGTGGGAGGGAGAGCGGGTTTTTGGAGCACTGTCTCACCCCGAGGAATATGCGATAGACGAAGGGAGATGGCGGACGAGCACCGGACTTTCCCTCGCCCCGGAAGAGTTTCCCGACTATGTTGAGGAGTTTCAGGTTTCTTATTCCAATGCCCTGCGCTGCCGCCTCAAAGACGGGCCTTACTATATGGTGGGCCCGCTGGCACGGGTGAGATTGAATTTCGAGCAGCTGGCACCTGAAGCGCAGCGCGCCGCCCTGCGGCTTAATCTGAACTTTTTCCATCACAACCCGTATCATTCCATCGTGGCGCGCCTTCTTGAAATCGTCCACGCCATTGAAGCATGTTGTGAATATTTAGAAGAGGCGCCTGAGAAAGAGGAGACTATCTCATACGAAGTAAAGGGGGGCGAGGCAGCCTCCATCGTCGAAGCTCCGCGGGGCTCTCTTTTTCACTGGTATCAATTGAACGAACGCGGATTTGTACAAAAAGCGCGGATTATCGCCCCTACCACACAAAACCTGCACCGCATTGAGCAGGATCTCCGGGAACTCGTACCAGCAATCGCCGGCGAACCGGACGGAGAGATCGCCCGTTCCTGTGCCGTGGCTGTCCGGAACTACGATCCCTGTATCTCCTGCGCTACCCACTTTCTTACAAAAATCTTTCATTCCGTTTTTTCTCGACCCCACTAAAGAAAGCTCACCATTTTTCGATGAAAATCGTCAAATATTTCAGAATTTACTGGCAGGATTTTGTGGTTTTAATATAGAATATAAAATGTGACTGTTGA of Bacillota bacterium contains these proteins:
- a CDS encoding Ni/Fe hydrogenase subunit alpha, yielding MHQSRVKVDYLTRVEGEGGIEILLDEERKVREIKVHIFEPPRFFEGILKGRRCEEVPDIVARICGICPVSYQMAALKALERILGIKPGRQVRLLRKVFALSQWIQSHSLHVFCLALPDFLGYDDIFQMAGKHRDLVERGLRLKKLGNDITSMLGGREVHPVSAVLGGFTKLPPRSLREDLITQLEARQEDAHAALEFIAGLALPAWEGERVFGALSHPEEYAIDEGRWRTSTGLSLAPEEFPDYVEEFQVSYSNALRCRLKDGPYYMVGPLARVRLNFEQLAPEAQRAALRLNLNFFHHNPYHSIVARLLEIVHAIEACCEYLEEAPEKEETISYEVKGGEAASIVEAPRGSLFHWYQLNERGFVQKARIIAPTTQNLHRIEQDLRELVPAIAGEPDGEIARSCAVAVRNYDPCISCATHFLTKIFHSVFSRPH